Part of the Anopheles gambiae chromosome 3, idAnoGambNW_F1_1, whole genome shotgun sequence genome is shown below.
TTACAACCATTCATTTCCAGTGTTGATTTGAAAAGAAGATTTTCGTCTATTTGGATGCAtacaaaaactgtaaaataatAGATAAATTATGATAATATTCACTTCATTCCATTGTCTGCTACTTAACCGAATGATACTAATTTAGTTGCGTGGGGCTATGTAGCACCGTTACAAATAACCATAAGCTTTTGCAGACTAAAATAGTTACAGTAAAATGTGCGAGGTAACAGCTTGTCTCTTATCACTAAACCTTGTAGAGCCTTCTactaaaaaacaaagcgttttCCCACCCATAAcagattttaaaatataacatATTCGTTGTAATCCCCTTCGAATTGCCTATATTGtctattattttaaataaaattaatacacAATAGGTAGTGTGTTTCCATACGTAATTTGTTCAGTATTTTCAAACGATAAAGTTATAATTCAAACCAATATATTTATGCAACACGGTTAGTAGCTCAAGGTAGTATGACCGtacaaatgaaataaataaatcgctGCGGTAAGCTACATTAACCGATGCATAAGACGCTAGTTGAAGTAGAAACCAAATTAAGGCAAAAAACACTTCTTTGATGTCGTTGGTAGCACTTCAAAGGACCCCGTGGAATGCTACAGTGTCGAAGTGCACGGGAATACTCAAAGGAACTGCACCCAGAACGCAATGTTGCGATAGCTTCAATAGAGTTGTAGTTGCAATAGCAATAGAGGGTGTATTATATCGATTGCACTCTGTAACACACCATTGCAATCTGCGCTACGAAAGTGGTTATTTTTTAATAGTCCTCATTTCAATCGAACATTCTACGTCGGTTTTCTTGTTGCACTAGTGCTAGCAAAAACCAAATCACTTTATATAAAcgttataaaaattaaaaattaatttctattcataaaaatcaaataagtGGCTTACTTCGTCGTTATTACCCCGTCGTATCAACTGACTACTACTGAATATATGGTTCAATTGCTTTCCATGTTCCAATACAAACATCACATTTATCGCTATTACTATACCTTATAATAATTCCCTTAAGGGATTATGACGATCGTActtgatggttttttttttgttgctcatgTTGTGAAAATCGTAATCCATTCGCGTACAATTGAAGCGCGCTGAAATTTACATACAATATCACCCCCTAGGGCCAGATTCGTTTCAATGATAAATGACATTTACCTTTCACTTGTTGCTgatgttctttttcttcctatCCTGCCTATCCCAACCGGTTCGATCCGCGCTAACGTTTGTTGTGGCGATTATTGAGGAAGGATTCACTGTTTCGCGGCACACTTCACACACTCGATTATCGCAAGCGACATCCTGAGACTACGGAAACAAACTTATCAACATCAACATAAAGCACTCGCACACCACACACGTACGGCAGAAACAACATTTGCACTTCGGTAACTGACTGTGGAACAACACCAATCACCAATACACTTCACCACTAACTCGatgcaaatgaaaacataACCAATTAATATTGATAACTGTGCGGCAAATGCCGCTTCGAAACCTAATGCTTTACACCCATTGAGTGATGAGTAATCACTGTAACAAAGTAAAATAAGAACATAAAACGAGGACAAaactatttgaaaaaaaatgaaatattgcaAATTAAACCTTTCTCTCGCAAACACACCACACTCAGAAAGGTGCAACGCCCGATGCGTTCTGTAGCAGCAAATAGTAATTTTTAACAACTAGCACCATTTGCGCCGACACATAACCCCTGTTGGGTAACCACGCTCCGACGGGATTTACTGCTCGTGCTCAGGACGATATCACTGTCAGTCGTTAGAACGGGACTACAAGATGAtggcatcgatcgatcgatagcAGACGCATTGGCCGTAGATTACCGACTCAACGACCGACAGACATGCTAGACTCGACCCAGATCGACTTTTACTGTGCACTGCCGTTTATCAGCTGTTGTTCTCGGCACTGGATTTATATAATATAAAACAGTTGCTCCGGAGAGCCCCTGGTTAGCTAGTTCACATCAATCAACATAATGCTGTGGCCTGCACATCTACATTCTGCTTCGTCAAGCTCTTATTTTACACTACCTAAAATagatcacacaaaaaataacaacactttATTGTAGCAGCTTCTGTTGGAATACACGTACGCTCAGAGCAATTGTGCAATCCTTCCGACAGCCATTCAATGACTGAGGAAAGCTGCCATCGTGCAAGATAGATCGTGCAAAAAGGACATCCTTCGTCGGAGAATTCAGGAGAATTTTACGAGAGAACTAGTTTTTGCGAGAATCGTGAGAGCTGGGAAATTCCGTACACTgaaggaaaaatatgaaagagAAAATACGCTCGGGAAAGTAAATAGCATACAGTGGGGATGCGTACCCCAGTGTTGTTGATAGAAAGCCACGTGGCTTTTAAGAATGTATTGGTAGAAGGAAATCTATACATTATCACGagcaattttatttcacaaaGAACTGTACTGTGTGTATTAGATGACTATCCAAATGTGAATGATGCTGGGATGTTACAACCTTGTTTTAGGATTTTCACTGCAAATTTACATTTATAAATTGCTAAAATTACTATGAAAGGTTATGTTACAGTAAAGTAACGTGAGGCTATTAATATAATCCAACATCACTTTGAACGAATGTTGAAAATTCCCTTGAGTCAAACGATTATTAAGTATTATATTGAAAAAGATAGAAATTCTTTTTGACCAACAGTCTCATTTTTTCCGTCAGCGCAAAGAACAGTTCCGTCAGCGCGAAGCCGTGGTGTTATTTTGACAATTAAATTGCCGAAACCCAATGTATCTTTGAGGTTTCTTGATTGATGTCGAGGTTTCCTGATTCTCCGTTACTAAATTGTAGGaataatttattctttttaatTACGTTGAATACGTTACATTATTTGTATTAACAAAATACTTATTTTTCTAATTTAGTTATAACCTACTACTTCCACATTGCTCATGTAATAATGCATCGTTCAAGATATTTGTTAACGTATTGTCCAGATGCTCAATTCACCTCTAAAACTTCTAAACTACCTCTTAAACTAAAGACCTTATTCTTAAACTTCTTTCGCCACTTCTACATCAAGCCTTTCAGGCTGGACATTACGGGGTAGCGACTAGAGCTAAGCTTCCAGTACATTGTTGCCTTTTtccaatatattttaaaatctaAATATCACATCGGTCAAACAACTTCTCCTTGTGCTCGATAAAGCAGGAAAATTTAAGAATAATCAAATCCTTCAACACAGGTGCTTAAATTGTATTCATCACCAGTTTGCAGATCCGTAAGTTCACTGGTATTGCCAGTATAACTGGTGTTTACGACATTATTTCAATGATTATGCCGGCAAATGATACAGATATTAAAACAATTACAAACCACAGTGTCTACCACATTGTGATAaaccaaatttaaattaataatcatACAACCATAGAAACCGCAGGGCTCATGTTTACTTCATAGCAGGTGTACTGTAAGGAATGATCGACGACCCGTTTTTAGTCAACAATATATGTGTTATCGTTTTTCGCAACATTCATGAATCGTCAAGTTTTTAAAGTAGCTTTCACGAGCAATATGTACTGCAATAACACACCATTCAAGACTTAAACATAACATATTTGATTAAACCGATTTTCAATGGATGGAATAACAATAAACTATAAACAATAGATCTATATATGTAGGCAACCAACCAACTTGCTGAAAGGAAATATTCTCTTGCATAAAACGGATGAAACATCAACATAATcgtttttcatttgatttttatcgtgACCCAATGTGATATTAAACAATATATATGAATAGCTTTTAAACAATTTCGGATATACACTGTGGACTTGTTTAACAATTGGAAACTGATATCTGCCATAGACGAGCAatcatattttctttttttgtttaaattattaaagaCAAACActcaaattttaaattatttccttTGTAGAACCGCTTTACGCAGTCATGCCCCCTGCTAGGGGTTACGCTTTGCATAATGTTTCGGATGGATATCACCCCTGCATGTTAGAAACCGAATGTGTCTTTCGAATAAACCACTacatttacacacatacacatgtatGTGCACATGTAAGGAATGAAATGAGTTCTATTTCATTCGCTTCGCGGGTAACTGCAGCGACCGTTGGCTACGAAAGGTTACATCAATAAAGAATTAAAGGAATTAAGCATAGGATACTTACTTCTTTTTTCATGCCATTGTATTAATCATAGCCTCTCATAACACATACCACTTGGCATTcatattttgtaaaatattacCTGTTCCATTTCTTTATTATATGCCGTTGCATTCCCTCCCACCCGTTTGATTTGCTCTCTTCGCTCCTGTTTCGATCCGTGAATACAATCCAGCCCATCCCATGAGTATGATAAATATTTTACTGTATCAATTAAAATCTGATTCACAGAACTTGCACCTAAAACTTTGCTTGTTATGTAGAGAAAATTACACTGAACTGCATACAACTATCCGTAAAAGCGTACAAAATCTCGCAACGCAAACGTATAAGGAATGTAAAACGTATTAGCGCTTCTCAGTTTGTTACCATCTGCCTTTCGGCATATCCCTACCTTCTCGTCTGGGGTAAGTTATGAAGCGATATACCTATAGAACTGTTATGTCTGTTTTATGCAATCAAACTCGTTAGAATGTCTGTTGAAATTATGCAGTGTTATTATAACTTTTGGCCGTGTTGTTCTAGTAAAGAATGCTAACCTGTGAACTTGGTAgataaacaacataaaacaatagTTGTATGATGTATGCATTCCTTATTCTGATATGCGGTGTTCTAAACCCTTTTTTAGCTGCGTTTCTTCTGTTGATTATCGCCATTATACAGTTGCTTCTAGTAGCTCTTATAACTTGCTTCCCGCTTTGCCGGGCAGCGTCGTTATTATTTCTAGAGTCTGTTGCACTAATAGCGTGTGTGCAGAATTATCTCCAATCGAAGATATTCTCGATCGGCGAATGGTGACGAATGGAAGAGTTAGAAAATTCGTTTGCTCCTATGCTGCGTATTTGTTAGTTTGCTACATCGAGTCAATCAGCTCGAACGTTTTGAAACTATAAGGAACTGGTTATGCTACTGTAACAAGGTGTACAACGTATGACAGCTAACTGGAATATACGGTCAGCAGATGGCAAACGGTAAACCAAACGTGTAAGGAACTTTTAGGGCCAAATTTTAAATGTACTCATTGAAGCAATCGCCAATAGTGTAAAGATTCTTGTTcgctaatttaaaaaaaaacaataatttaagaTTCACTCCCACTGCGTACAGATTGCACATAAGTATTTTGAGAGATCGTTTTAAAACATACTAACATTCACAATAGAAAACTAAAAGGAAGCAATAATTTCGTACATCATACCTATACCTATTTCACTTTTCTGTGTTTAAATCGTGTACTCTAGCACATTGGAGTCACATTGGTGTTTCTCTCACCATATTTTATGCAAACTATCCCAGAATACAATAACGTTCGGAATTTCGCTACGCAATCCTTATCAGCTCTGTGGTCACTTTTCATTCTAGGCTGTATAGTTTAAGGAAACTGATAAAGTTATTGCAAAttataaaaatcattaaatgaGTATTTGCCCATGTTTCGACTTTTTTAGTTGTGATGTTCATCCTTAACGAGTCTTGAGGATGACTTCCATTGGAACGGTCGCCGATTGCTGTGTTATTGCGCCATTACTAATCCCGTTTGGATGGGGTTTGGTTGTTTCCGCCGTCTTCTTATCGCTTTCCGGTTTGAGTGGAATTCTTATTTTAAGTTCTTTTTTGCGCGTTGGAGGAGGCTTTGTAGGTGCCCTAGGAACATCAGGTAAACTACACACATCCTTCAGGTAGTTGTACACCGTTCCCACTCGATCCAGCAAGCGGTTAGAATAGCGATGAGCGGTACGATCGACGATCGATGGTGTTTTAATGCAATCATCTCCACCGAATTCACATACCtacaaatgtaaaaataaaacatttaaatccAAACATATTTGATCGTAGGACAAAAAGATATTTCTAAAGAAAAGCAGAAGTAAATTCAAAAGAAGTCATGTTTTACAGGTGCGTTTCGATAGATTTTTCGGCCTACCCGGTAATGATGCAGAATAGCTGCATCCGCCGGAACGTTCAACGACCCTCGACCCGGACAAAACTCCCACACGAAATGATTCCCTGCCTCGATGACAGCTTCCGGTTTGCAGATGTATTTCGACCGCTGTTTCTGTGGATGCAGTTTCGATCTTCGGCGAGTCTTCCGTTGAGTGGTCAGCGCTGCCCGCAAGTGTGCCTGCCTGTCTGATGCCGTGTACATGTGCTCATCGTCAGCAAATTGTAGATAGAAAAATGCGTTCTGAAAAGAATACGCTCCCGTGTTGCGATTATTGATGCGCTTCGACAACCATCTGAACCGGCGTAGCGTGGGTGACCAGGGCAGCAtgtaagaagaaaacaaaacacgtaaTTATCGTCATAAGCAGAGCATCAAGTGTCATTCAACACTCTCACTCTTGCGCTTCACCGTAGCATATTTTTCAAAGGCATACTGAAGTGCATACTTCGGAACCACTTACGTGATGAGATCGATCAAAGTGTCATTGTGGTGCGGTATGATAAACTCGTCCAAGTCAATCAAAGCAACATGTGAATATCTGCAGGATGGGATAGCATAATTGATTATTATCTCGCCTTTGCTGCAACTAGAAACTGCCCCAGAGCATCGCACTTACCTGTACATACTTCTATACAAGCAGTCATTGAGTGATGCAAATAGCCCCTCGGTACGAATCTCTTTTTGGGAACGCATTCGTAAATTCCATGGCAAAATATTTACAGTAATTTTTGGCTTTAGTTGTGCAGTATTGTCTTCATTGTATTTGGTAGGCATGTGATAAGAAGCATCGGTCGTATCGACCGTTGAGCTGTTGCGTGCCTTTGCCGGGCTAGCATCCTCGTACGGTACGATGTGCTGTGGCAGATCGCCATTTACGTAATGTTGTAGCACGCAGGACGCTTTTGGGCCAATCGTGTGGTTGTAGAAAGTAAAGTGACTTACGCCCAGCAAGTTATTGAGCTCCAGAAACTCCAACAAGTACAGGGcctatgaaataaataaaaaagaaaggaatacCATATTTAAAATGGGCAGTCTGCAAACAAGTGTTGATATGTGATATTACCTGATCATAGTTGAAATGTAAGGGTTTTACACACACCCCGATGCTGTTCGGAATGTTGCTAAATGTGCGATTTGTAAAATCAGGATCCTATATTGGCGAGTTGCAAAGAAAAGCATAAACAACAGGTAAAAAAGTTTATTTGTAGCATTaggtctttttttatttcctgcATAATTGATAACTAAGTTCGATTTAAAGTTTAAGCTATGTTTAGCTATTGACAATCTTACTAATAATCTTACCACAacataaatcaatttcaatttctacAATACGAATCAAATTAAGTAAAAGACATTAAGAAGATACTATATGACCGCAATAAAACTTTACAAAAATCGGTAATATTGCAATATATATCGGAGTTATCTATATTGTAAGTGCACCTATGTAACAATTGATAAAAACAATATACAAActcattttttaatttgtaatatttctttaaaaagaaTTTATCTGTGTTTTAAAGGGTACGAGTATCACCTTACGTTATATCATTCATAGCAAGAAACTACTTACGTTGTCTGTATTCCGCAGCATGAGTACGTTGCCCGGGGCCGCTCTTATCTTACTAACCACACTCACAGCGTGAGGAATTTCTGGGTACGGTCCCCTTATGGGACACAGGATAAAGCAAGCGCTATATTTAAGATTCCAGTTCTCTCGAATGATCTATAATGTAAGCGTTGGGAGAAGACAACCAAAAACCTTATTCTAGTAGCCAAATCACCATTACGGTGCAAACTCCCTGCTTACTCACCTTCACGCGTGCCATCACCGAAGCCGATCGATATTTCGTACTGTTTACCCCAGTTTGGTACCAAAACCGGCACCACACTTTTTCCGGACCACGTGTTTTGGTTGCCCCAATAACACGCACCAGCTTGCCGTCACGTCGATCATAAAAGgcggaaaacacaaaaaacttgTACCTGtcgaaaaaagtaaaatacgCAGAACGAAACCGGGTTCATCGTCGCACTATCGTGTCGAATGCACTCGTAGTCAAAGCAATTACCTTGTACCGTTAACTATCTCCCACGAGCCGTCCGTGGGCTTCATGTCGGCCGGAAAGCGGGGCAGCGTTTGCTCGATCTTCGACGGCAACATCTGACCCCAAGGCACAACGGGAGGGTTCCGCGGCTCGGCCGAATCTGTTAGCACGGATATGCCAATAGAGTTTTTCAGATCTTTGAAATTGATAGGAGAAAAGTACAACCATTCACTAACGGCAATGTCTACCCAAGGATTACACAGTGAGAATAGAACCAAGTGCGTAGCAAGCAAGGGAAATGCAGACTAAAGATTCTTGCATTCATTGAACCTTATGCTTAGTGAAATTATGTGTagttgaaattaaaataacatgA
Proteins encoded:
- the LOC1279522 gene encoding uncharacterized protein LOC1279522 isoform X2, with translation MSSRTKRMKKTSWGARERAGMSFLIVVAFFAVFGLIILTEVLMIDDRGRAGSIIVRHGSNGGRFGESVPDYDDVKDDYLDDTGIFVRETKYGGAAVKNILKNQKDSAEPRNPPVVPWGQMLPSKIEQTLPRFPADMKPTDGSWEIVNGTRYKFFVFSAFYDRRDGKLVRVIGATKTRGPEKVWCRFWYQTGVNSTKYRSASVMARVKIIRENWNLKYSACFILCPIRGPYPEIPHAVSVVSKIRAAPGNVLMLRNTDNDPDFTNRTFSNIPNSIGVCVKPLHFNYDQALYLLEFLELNNLLGVSHFTFYNHTIGPKASCVLQHYVNGDLPQHIVPYEDASPAKARNSSTVDTTDASYHMPTKYNEDNTAQLKPKITVNILPWNLRMRSQKEIRTEGLFASLNDCLYRSMYRYSHVALIDLDEFIIPHHNDTLIDLITWLSKRINNRNTGAYSFQNAFFYLQFADDEHMYTASDRQAHLRAALTTQRKTRRRSKLHPQKQRSKYICKPEAVIEAGNHFVWEFCPGRGSLNVPADAAILHHYRVCEFGGDDCIKTPSIVDRTAHRYSNRLLDRVGTVYNYLKDVCSLPDVPRAPTKPPPTRKKELKIRIPLKPESDKKTAETTKPHPNGISNGAITQQSATVPMEVILKTR
- the LOC1279522 gene encoding uncharacterized protein LOC1279522 isoform X1 yields the protein MSSRTKRMKKTSWGARERAGMSFLIVVAFFAVFGLIILTEVLMIDDRGRAGSIIVRHGSNGGRFGESVPDYDDVKDDYLDDTGIFVRETKYGGAAVKNILKNQKDLKNSIGISVLTDSAEPRNPPVVPWGQMLPSKIEQTLPRFPADMKPTDGSWEIVNGTRYKFFVFSAFYDRRDGKLVRVIGATKTRGPEKVWCRFWYQTGVNSTKYRSASVMARVKIIRENWNLKYSACFILCPIRGPYPEIPHAVSVVSKIRAAPGNVLMLRNTDNDPDFTNRTFSNIPNSIGVCVKPLHFNYDQALYLLEFLELNNLLGVSHFTFYNHTIGPKASCVLQHYVNGDLPQHIVPYEDASPAKARNSSTVDTTDASYHMPTKYNEDNTAQLKPKITVNILPWNLRMRSQKEIRTEGLFASLNDCLYRSMYRYSHVALIDLDEFIIPHHNDTLIDLITWLSKRINNRNTGAYSFQNAFFYLQFADDEHMYTASDRQAHLRAALTTQRKTRRRSKLHPQKQRSKYICKPEAVIEAGNHFVWEFCPGRGSLNVPADAAILHHYRVCEFGGDDCIKTPSIVDRTAHRYSNRLLDRVGTVYNYLKDVCSLPDVPRAPTKPPPTRKKELKIRIPLKPESDKKTAETTKPHPNGISNGAITQQSATVPMEVILKTR